In Paenibacillus kyungheensis, the following are encoded in one genomic region:
- a CDS encoding FAD-dependent monooxygenase, translating to MSNTIEHVIIIGAGIGGLSAAISLQKIGLQVTLCEGNAHDAPAGTGITQPQNTFKVLKDLGVYEECLEQGIQLESMQILNKEGHVLLEVNQKFLNEDLPGRNSIWRSTLNQILLSKALALGVTMKWDKKLKTYEEHEHGVTVYFEDDTILEADLLVGFDGIRSKVRNIMLQREVQSSYLGMGSWRVPIEFPAGTLTTTSYMLLNDDNKVGIFPLTATSGYMFILKPVHEDYRDPKEQRYHTVRHMLEPFQWKKDFLNSCFQPDSPILFNMIRQIVLKEKWYSQRVVIGGDAAHASAPNLAQGAAMAIEDAIVLAEEIAQHDSLSEALSAYYDRRYPRAREVQRLSEELLINEMSGKSSQQAIIQQCDALLEKAY from the coding sequence ATGTCGAACACAATAGAACATGTAATTATTATCGGAGCAGGCATCGGAGGGTTATCGGCTGCGATTTCGTTACAGAAAATAGGGCTTCAGGTTACTTTATGCGAAGGCAATGCTCATGATGCACCTGCGGGTACAGGCATTACACAACCTCAGAATACGTTTAAAGTATTGAAGGATCTAGGTGTATATGAAGAATGTCTGGAGCAAGGCATACAATTAGAAAGTATGCAGATTTTGAACAAAGAAGGACATGTCCTGTTAGAAGTAAACCAAAAGTTTCTAAATGAAGATTTACCTGGACGTAACTCGATCTGGCGTTCTACATTAAATCAGATTTTGTTATCCAAAGCGCTAGCACTTGGAGTTACGATGAAATGGGATAAAAAGCTGAAAACATATGAAGAACACGAACATGGAGTCACTGTTTATTTTGAAGATGATACAATTTTAGAAGCAGATCTACTTGTAGGCTTTGATGGGATTCGTTCGAAAGTACGTAATATTATGCTTCAACGTGAGGTTCAGTCGTCTTATCTAGGGATGGGTTCATGGCGTGTGCCGATTGAATTTCCTGCCGGTACATTGACGACAACGAGTTATATGTTATTGAATGATGACAATAAAGTAGGTATTTTTCCGCTGACAGCTACCAGTGGTTATATGTTTATCCTGAAGCCTGTTCACGAAGACTATCGTGACCCGAAAGAACAGCGTTATCATACTGTGCGCCATATGTTAGAACCTTTTCAATGGAAAAAAGATTTCCTGAACAGTTGTTTCCAACCTGACAGTCCTATTCTATTTAATATGATTCGTCAGATTGTGCTGAAAGAAAAATGGTATAGCCAACGTGTCGTTATCGGTGGCGATGCTGCTCATGCCAGTGCTCCGAATCTGGCACAAGGTGCAGCGATGGCGATAGAAGACGCGATTGTATTAGCAGAAGAGATTGCTCAACATGACTCTTTATCAGAAGCTCTATCTGCTTATTATGATCGAAGATATCCAAGAGCACGAGAAGTGCAACGGTTATCCGAAGAATTGCTAATCAACGAAATGTCGGGCAAATCTTCTCAACAAGCGATTATCCAGCAGTGTGATGCTTTATTGGAAAAAGCGTATTAA
- a CDS encoding type IV pilus modification PilV family protein: MRKYNKHEEGFTLIEVMAAIVILAIVSLVLMSYFSDSLSYAKSNANKTVMVNLARNALVYAEKQDFDIWKTYFQSNASIDSQKCESISNCSIYASLVEQPAVLAAVLNPVVNGVQYRVAIKYQKDLLQSSTGTTATIKGQESPYLLPIQISIHGIEEKSGQVGTIVEGYITDEKIR, from the coding sequence ATGAGAAAGTATAACAAACATGAAGAAGGCTTTACCTTGATTGAAGTGATGGCAGCTATCGTAATTTTGGCGATTGTTTCGTTGGTGTTAATGTCTTATTTTAGTGATTCCTTATCGTACGCCAAAAGCAATGCCAATAAAACAGTAATGGTGAATCTTGCTCGTAATGCACTGGTATACGCAGAAAAGCAAGATTTTGATATATGGAAAACGTATTTTCAATCCAATGCTAGTATTGATAGCCAAAAGTGTGAATCAATCAGCAATTGTAGTATCTATGCTTCACTGGTAGAACAACCTGCTGTCCTGGCGGCTGTATTGAATCCTGTGGTGAATGGAGTGCAGTATCGGGTAGCGATTAAATATCAGAAAGATTTACTGCAATCCTCTACGGGCACGACTGCAACGATCAAAGGGCAAGAGTCTCCCTATCTGCTTCCGATTCAGATTAGTATACATGGAATAGAAGAAAAGTCAGGGCAGGTGGGAACGATTGTGGAGGGGTATATCACTGATGAGAAAATTCGTTGA
- a CDS encoding PulJ/GspJ family protein, which yields MRKFVDRLRRQDGFTLVEMLPTLLLLAMVMSMIYGVAHFGMRSYNQIKVENSLRDEGDILMSSIITELYTFSPDRVRQLTVNGKNIGIRLERDPAIASGTTGTIEVLNIYMQAGSLYIGDLQSVSSSSTVTSIVQPKDQVRAIQSRLGDSSSIQIQSDGRTVYTSGIIQIKLALSQTVQGQNKSLVLESNFGF from the coding sequence ATGAGAAAATTCGTTGATCGCTTACGTCGTCAAGATGGATTTACGTTAGTCGAAATGCTGCCTACATTGCTTTTGTTAGCTATGGTCATGAGTATGATCTATGGAGTGGCTCATTTTGGAATGCGTAGTTATAACCAGATCAAAGTCGAAAATTCGTTGCGAGATGAAGGCGATATATTGATGTCTTCGATTATTACCGAACTGTATACTTTTTCACCGGATCGTGTTCGTCAATTAACAGTCAATGGCAAAAATATAGGGATTCGCTTAGAACGTGATCCAGCGATAGCCAGTGGCACAACAGGAACGATCGAAGTATTAAATATTTATATGCAGGCAGGTTCACTATATATCGGTGACTTGCAGAGCGTGAGTAGTTCATCAACCGTTACTTCGATTGTGCAACCCAAAGATCAGGTAAGAGCGATACAGTCTCGATTGGGAGATAGCTCATCGATTCAGATTCAATCGGATGGACGAACAGTCTATACGAGCGGCATTATTCAGATCAAGTTAGCACTATCTCAGACGGTACAAGGTCAAAATAAAAGTCTCGTGCTTGAAAGCAATTTTGGATTTTGA
- a CDS encoding DUF5057 domain-containing protein, translated as MKMRKRWIPLVIVLLCLMIIPITHMIVGAAAAYPVRILEISDDGTSTLKSQLANVSNFTVRSIRMKEFVAQREELDGRYDAIYIGKGIYSTTGVQGNNHNTTPVMNDITHLKADDIVNSYINKGLPVILHTSILSQTANTSKATADQRILYDTFAKYNQAASKVSNVFFVDDNGLTALVTQMKNSSSTISSLLMQRPQFTVTAAPIDYSVNKTNVYKQGDTINFAFNVDRISDFSSGGVEANLYLGIDKVITMGRDQLVATTSLTQSNGTLQYKLPKAYSGLLYWKLEIVDRQSSGQLKNYTTGIIRYQDEKTVVRVLQILPSDGTASSLLNTANMTQSYLMGNDYNLNITVKSFSDFNTPAVYSTLNGTYDMLVFGFRDEYNQFAPLTDASATAVQKFIASGQGVMFTHDTIYDKSNTNSNRWLSYFQPSSGQIAPKTNIGLNAVSASSSTAVVNDGLLTQFPFDLSQAPTNTGGYVGQINLTHDQYYTLNLEDPDVVSWYNIIGSSRDAADSWNHYYTYSKGNVTYSGTGHTNNKFPQWEQKLFVNTLYRAFIGSNHAPYITINAPTDQSTKPSYLKDLVLSYIPNDLDLKDRNLYASVKFKSGGVYLPDLEIPEKTVLSGQNVTETFNNPLPQGGTLQIEVTVRDKQGAVSTQTTTLNIEQARANLLTDRKIVSGVQNGTIQRNTPLTLQYSVTPQPIDFKTVNTQEQGFSKLLISNIQYTEKLPPNLEIVGNLPDGMTKEGTVATGYTLKKTLTDIPYSLTTKNNVQSYTPDNPDPLTFSIALTPVSQGTYNLVNAKLEYADIHNAFENIGDLGTAGDYNIFMLGDINMNASGFSTEGRVAGAGTVTLSSGFNIGTKLTSTAAGTGVLVAGKNLNLGLVGGTINYGNAVYGGTVISPFYIKTVKGTPIDFDAASAQLLKKTDRLATVTANGTTKVETSGAITLTGTDPTTNVFNVSGAAVSKASSFNINVPAGSTVLVNIDGTVVSMNGGLTLSSGVNPKQVLLNFSGATALNLGNSSVQGTVLAPRAAVTFSGDIKGTLIGGSLTGSARSASLYPFAGDIQVPTPPPTERVTIVFPDIIFSSVARITSLQLPNDTLWVGDQKTLIPIVLPADANNKILQWKSDNPAVLTVTPTGENGTITAVSPGTAHITITATDGSNVSTTATVVVTNPGVSIVGADQLKVGDNTTLQAILVPANPKATVTWSFKNATDKDKATLTPTLLDPWKVVVRGYDSGTVTLVATVTTNGAPSRTYTSEHPILITRPVEKVTIQGPDTVAVGSTINLQAIISPANADTPKYSWSFESPTSSTLAGITSGTGDTAVITGKQKGTVTVVVNAGGIEVKKQIQVVQPVQGLSIIGANKVNISESIKLQAILTPADADIPDFKWSFADPTQSSYATIVGTGSTAVVTGIQKGTVTVVVSGGGKQAQLNVDVIPVLTGLRLPSEIQIWEGDSMNLNSVLFFTPANVDLTNALQNALQWSTTNTDNITVTKDGIVKGIRKGTAEATVIYTDQASIRATVTIKVLAKNTNGDRY; from the coding sequence ATGAAGATGAGAAAGCGCTGGATTCCTTTAGTTATCGTACTTTTATGCCTGATGATTATACCGATCACCCATATGATTGTAGGCGCAGCGGCTGCATATCCTGTGCGAATTTTAGAAATCAGTGATGATGGCACGTCGACTTTAAAAAGCCAGTTGGCTAACGTTTCTAATTTCACAGTGCGCTCGATTCGTATGAAAGAGTTCGTGGCTCAACGCGAAGAGTTAGATGGTAGATATGATGCAATCTATATTGGTAAAGGAATATATAGCACAACAGGTGTTCAAGGAAATAATCACAATACCACTCCTGTGATGAACGATATTACACATCTCAAAGCAGATGATATTGTCAATAGTTATATCAACAAAGGATTGCCGGTTATTTTGCACACGTCTATTTTGAGTCAGACAGCCAATACTTCCAAAGCAACAGCTGATCAACGGATTTTGTATGATACATTTGCCAAATACAATCAGGCGGCTTCCAAAGTAAGCAATGTCTTTTTTGTCGATGATAATGGCTTAACAGCACTGGTAACACAGATGAAAAATTCAAGTTCTACTATTAGTAGCTTACTGATGCAGCGTCCTCAGTTTACGGTTACAGCTGCTCCGATAGATTATTCTGTGAATAAGACTAATGTATACAAACAAGGGGATACGATTAATTTTGCATTTAACGTTGATCGTATATCTGATTTTAGTAGTGGTGGAGTTGAAGCGAATCTGTATCTAGGAATCGATAAAGTGATTACGATGGGCAGAGATCAACTGGTAGCTACTACTTCGCTTACTCAATCCAATGGAACATTACAATACAAGTTACCCAAAGCATATTCAGGTTTACTATATTGGAAGCTTGAAATTGTAGATCGTCAAAGTAGCGGACAACTGAAAAACTATACAACAGGCATTATTCGCTATCAGGATGAAAAAACAGTCGTACGTGTATTACAAATCCTGCCGTCTGATGGCACTGCTAGTAGTTTGTTAAATACAGCGAATATGACGCAAAGTTATCTGATGGGAAATGATTATAACCTGAATATTACCGTCAAATCTTTTAGTGATTTTAATACTCCGGCTGTATATAGCACGCTCAACGGAACGTACGATATGCTTGTGTTTGGTTTTCGCGATGAATACAATCAATTCGCTCCGTTAACCGATGCATCTGCTACAGCGGTACAGAAATTTATCGCTTCCGGTCAGGGCGTGATGTTCACGCATGATACGATTTATGATAAAAGTAATACCAATTCTAATCGATGGTTAAGCTACTTCCAGCCTAGCTCCGGTCAGATTGCTCCAAAAACGAATATTGGCTTGAATGCAGTCTCTGCTTCTTCCAGTACAGCGGTTGTTAATGATGGGCTATTGACTCAATTTCCTTTCGATCTGAGTCAAGCTCCGACGAATACCGGTGGATATGTAGGGCAAATCAATCTTACCCATGATCAGTACTATACGCTGAATTTGGAAGATCCAGATGTGGTGTCATGGTACAACATTATTGGTAGTAGTCGTGATGCCGCGGATAGCTGGAATCATTACTATACGTATTCCAAAGGAAATGTAACTTATTCAGGTACAGGACATACCAACAATAAATTCCCTCAATGGGAGCAGAAATTATTTGTAAATACGTTATACCGGGCATTTATCGGTTCTAACCATGCTCCTTATATTACAATCAATGCACCAACTGATCAGAGCACCAAGCCTTCTTATCTAAAAGACCTTGTACTGAGTTATATTCCCAACGATCTGGATCTGAAAGATCGTAATCTATATGCCAGTGTCAAATTCAAATCAGGCGGTGTGTACTTGCCCGACCTTGAAATTCCCGAAAAAACAGTCTTATCCGGTCAAAATGTTACCGAAACGTTTAACAATCCTTTACCACAAGGCGGTACACTACAGATTGAAGTAACCGTTCGGGATAAACAAGGTGCTGTGTCTACGCAGACCACTACTTTGAATATTGAACAAGCTCGTGCCAATCTATTAACCGATCGCAAAATTGTGTCCGGTGTACAAAATGGAACCATTCAGCGCAACACTCCGCTGACGTTACAGTATTCGGTTACTCCACAACCGATCGATTTCAAAACAGTGAATACACAAGAACAAGGATTCAGTAAGCTTCTTATTTCTAATATTCAATATACAGAGAAGCTTCCACCCAACCTTGAGATTGTCGGTAATTTGCCAGATGGAATGACCAAAGAAGGCACAGTAGCAACAGGTTATACTTTGAAAAAGACGCTAACAGACATTCCATACAGTCTGACAACCAAAAATAATGTTCAATCGTATACACCGGATAATCCAGATCCGCTTACATTCTCTATAGCACTGACTCCGGTTAGTCAGGGAACGTATAATCTGGTTAATGCAAAGCTTGAGTATGCAGATATTCATAATGCTTTTGAAAATATCGGCGATCTTGGAACAGCTGGAGATTACAATATCTTTATGCTTGGCGATATCAATATGAATGCTTCTGGATTTTCAACAGAAGGTCGTGTTGCTGGCGCTGGTACAGTTACACTCTCTAGTGGCTTCAATATCGGAACCAAGCTTACTTCGACGGCTGCTGGAACAGGCGTATTGGTAGCAGGTAAAAATTTAAACTTGGGTCTAGTAGGTGGAACGATCAATTATGGTAATGCTGTCTATGGAGGAACTGTAATTAGTCCTTTCTATATCAAAACAGTAAAAGGTACTCCGATTGACTTCGATGCCGCTAGTGCACAATTACTCAAAAAAACAGATCGGTTAGCTACTGTGACTGCTAATGGCACAACCAAAGTAGAAACGTCAGGAGCAATTACTTTAACAGGTACTGATCCTACCACCAATGTATTCAATGTCTCTGGTGCAGCAGTAAGTAAAGCCAGTTCATTTAATATCAATGTGCCCGCAGGTTCAACTGTACTGGTCAATATTGATGGAACGGTTGTAAGTATGAATGGAGGATTAACATTGAGCAGTGGCGTTAATCCGAAGCAAGTATTATTGAACTTTAGTGGCGCGACTGCTCTTAATCTAGGAAATAGTAGTGTCCAGGGTACCGTACTTGCTCCACGAGCAGCAGTTACATTCAGTGGAGATATTAAAGGAACACTGATCGGAGGATCATTAACAGGTTCAGCGCGTAGTGCTTCCCTGTATCCATTTGCAGGCGATATTCAAGTGCCTACTCCTCCACCAACAGAACGAGTCACTATTGTATTTCCAGATATTATTTTCTCGTCTGTTGCCCGTATCACCAGCTTGCAATTGCCTAATGACACATTATGGGTAGGCGATCAGAAGACATTAATTCCTATCGTTTTACCTGCTGATGCTAACAATAAAATATTGCAATGGAAATCGGACAATCCTGCTGTTCTAACCGTAACACCTACAGGTGAAAATGGAACCATTACAGCCGTTTCACCGGGAACCGCTCATATTACGATTACAGCAACAGATGGTAGCAATGTATCGACAACAGCGACGGTAGTCGTTACCAATCCCGGCGTGTCGATTGTCGGAGCAGATCAGCTCAAAGTAGGCGATAACACTACATTGCAAGCGATCCTCGTTCCTGCTAATCCTAAAGCAACTGTGACATGGTCATTTAAAAATGCAACTGATAAAGACAAAGCTACACTGACACCTACACTACTTGATCCTTGGAAAGTAGTCGTTCGCGGATATGATTCGGGTACCGTCACTCTTGTTGCTACAGTGACGACTAACGGTGCACCAAGTCGTACCTATACTAGCGAACATCCTATTCTAATCACCAGACCGGTCGAGAAAGTAACGATTCAAGGGCCTGATACGGTAGCTGTAGGTTCTACAATCAATTTACAAGCGATTATTTCTCCAGCGAATGCAGATACACCGAAGTATAGCTGGTCATTTGAAAGTCCAACCAGTTCTACTCTGGCTGGTATCACATCAGGTACAGGAGATACTGCTGTGATTACAGGTAAGCAAAAAGGAACAGTGACTGTTGTCGTCAATGCTGGTGGGATCGAAGTAAAAAAACAAATACAGGTCGTACAACCAGTACAAGGGCTATCTATTATCGGAGCGAACAAAGTTAATATTAGTGAAAGTATTAAATTACAAGCGATATTAACGCCAGCAGATGCAGATATACCTGATTTCAAATGGTCATTCGCTGATCCTACTCAAAGCAGTTATGCTACGATTGTAGGAACAGGCAGTACAGCAGTTGTTACAGGGATACAAAAAGGAACAGTGACGGTCGTAGTTAGCGGAGGCGGGAAACAAGCGCAATTAAATGTAGACGTGATACCTGTGCTAACCGGATTAAGATTGCCAAGTGAAATTCAGATTTGGGAAGGCGATTCGATGAATCTGAATTCGGTCTTGTTCTTCACCCCTGCGAATGTCGACTTAACGAACGCTCTGCAAAATGCACTGCAATGGAGTACAACCAATACAGACAATATCACTGTAACCAAAGATGGTATTGTGAAAGGAATTCGTAAAGGAACCGCTGAAGCGACTGTGATCTATACCGATCAAGCATCTATTCGAGCAACGGTGACGATTAAAGTACTCGCCAAAAATACCAATGGTGACCGCTACTAA
- a CDS encoding GspE/PulE family protein, whose product MKMLKKKLGDLLFESGLISQEQLQQALTEQNKSKRKLGDVLIAQGFITEQQLIEVLELQLGIPHVSLFKYQIDPAITQIIPESMAKRYQVLPFMKDGSKLTVAMVDPLDYFAIEDLRMTTGFRIEPAISSRDELQRAIAHYYGLRDSMSLMMGELPSQDEIEETEITDEASPIVRLVNQMIQQAVHLKASDIHVDPGENDVVIRYRIDGVLRTERHLPKQMQGFITARLKIMAKLNIAERRLPQDGRIKLQFDLKMVDIRVSSLPTMHGEKIVLRLLDLSTGVKPVEQLGFDRKNAVWFREMIEQPYGILLITGPTGSGKTTTLYSALNLLNTESANVITIEDPVEYQLEGVNQVQVNPGIGLTFASGLRSILRQDPNIVMVGEIRDDETAEIAVRASLTGHLVLSTIHTNDAVSTVMRLRDMGIEPYLIASSLIGIVAQRLVRRICSDCKESYTPTDQEKIVLESHGLDVQVLHRGKGCGNCNNTGYRGRVAIQEVLKIDKTLRRIITEGAAIEEIRNAAKDQEMVTLMNDGLHKVIEGITTVQEVMRETVAY is encoded by the coding sequence ATGAAAATGCTGAAAAAAAAATTAGGCGATCTTTTATTTGAAAGTGGTCTAATTTCGCAAGAACAATTGCAACAAGCCCTAACAGAACAAAATAAATCCAAACGCAAGCTTGGGGATGTATTAATAGCGCAAGGATTTATCACAGAGCAACAATTGATTGAAGTGTTAGAACTTCAATTAGGTATTCCTCATGTGAGTCTTTTTAAATATCAGATTGATCCGGCAATCACACAGATTATTCCGGAAAGTATGGCCAAGCGTTATCAGGTGCTTCCATTTATGAAAGATGGCAGTAAATTAACGGTAGCAATGGTTGATCCACTGGATTACTTTGCAATAGAAGATTTGCGGATGACGACTGGATTTCGGATTGAACCAGCTATTTCTAGTCGGGATGAATTACAGCGCGCGATTGCTCATTATTATGGGTTGCGTGATTCGATGAGTCTGATGATGGGCGAGTTGCCCAGTCAAGATGAGATCGAAGAAACCGAGATTACCGATGAAGCTTCGCCTATTGTACGTCTGGTCAATCAGATGATTCAGCAAGCTGTTCATTTGAAAGCTTCAGATATTCATGTAGACCCTGGTGAAAATGATGTAGTCATTCGTTATCGTATCGATGGAGTGTTACGCACAGAGCGTCATTTACCGAAACAAATGCAAGGATTTATAACCGCTCGTCTGAAAATTATGGCGAAATTAAATATTGCTGAACGTCGTCTGCCACAAGATGGACGGATAAAGCTACAGTTTGATCTGAAGATGGTCGATATTAGGGTATCTTCATTACCAACGATGCATGGAGAGAAAATAGTTCTTCGTCTGTTGGATTTAAGTACAGGTGTAAAGCCTGTAGAACAATTAGGATTTGATCGTAAAAATGCAGTCTGGTTCCGCGAAATGATTGAACAGCCTTACGGTATCTTGTTAATCACAGGCCCTACAGGTAGCGGAAAAACAACTACTCTTTACTCGGCGCTTAATCTATTGAATACCGAAAGTGCCAATGTCATCACGATCGAAGATCCGGTGGAATATCAATTAGAAGGTGTCAATCAAGTACAGGTCAATCCGGGAATCGGCTTAACGTTTGCATCAGGATTACGTTCGATTTTGAGACAAGATCCTAATATCGTTATGGTCGGAGAAATACGTGATGATGAGACTGCTGAAATTGCTGTACGTGCTTCTTTAACAGGGCATCTGGTGTTATCAACGATTCATACGAATGATGCAGTAAGCACAGTGATGCGTCTACGTGATATGGGCATTGAACCGTATCTGATCGCTTCTTCACTGATAGGGATTGTCGCTCAGCGCTTAGTACGTCGTATCTGTTCGGATTGCAAAGAATCATACACACCGACAGATCAAGAAAAGATTGTGCTAGAAAGTCATGGATTAGATGTACAGGTGCTACATCGTGGCAAAGGTTGTGGTAACTGTAATAACACCGGTTATCGCGGACGTGTAGCGATTCAAGAAGTTCTCAAAATTGATAAAACGTTGCGCCGTATCATTACAGAAGGAGCAGCTATCGAAGAAATTAGAAACGCGGCTAAAGATCAAGAGATGGTAACTCTTATGAATGACGGATTGCACAAAGTTATAGAAGGTATAACGACTGTTCAAGAAGTTATGCGTGAAACGGTTGCTTATTAA
- a CDS encoding type IV pilus twitching motility protein PilT encodes MAHIGLNIKELLGNMRDAEASDLHVSTGSAPIMRVHGMLHTGKGALLTASDTEEMARMLLRDDQWAIFQQAGELDFAYMLENGSRYRINVFRQKGHISIAARAISDRIPTLESLGLPTMLKGLTEKPQGLVLVTGPTGSGKSSTLAAMIGYINTHQRKHIVTLEDPIEYLHEHGYSLVNQREVGHDTASFANGIRAALRQDPDVLLVGEMRDLDTISAAVTAAETGHLVFATLHTSDAPQTVDRIIDVFPAHQQGQIRIQLASVLTAIISQRLLPLADGQGRVCATEILIQTPAIANLIRTEKTHQIKSLMQTGRMLGMHTLDMNIRELLQRGQILPAVGKPYLSEVNA; translated from the coding sequence ATGGCTCATATCGGTCTGAATATCAAGGAGTTACTTGGTAACATGCGAGATGCAGAAGCTTCTGATCTGCATGTATCGACCGGATCAGCGCCTATTATGCGGGTTCACGGTATGTTGCATACAGGCAAAGGAGCACTTCTTACTGCTAGTGATACAGAAGAAATGGCTCGAATGTTATTACGAGACGATCAATGGGCTATTTTTCAACAAGCAGGCGAATTGGATTTTGCTTATATGCTAGAAAATGGATCACGTTATCGGATCAATGTATTTCGGCAAAAAGGTCATATCAGTATTGCAGCAAGAGCGATCTCTGATCGTATTCCTACATTGGAGTCACTAGGATTACCTACAATGCTCAAAGGATTAACCGAAAAGCCGCAAGGATTAGTATTAGTCACAGGCCCTACAGGTAGTGGTAAATCTTCTACACTGGCGGCAATGATTGGATATATCAATACACATCAGCGCAAGCATATCGTTACGTTAGAAGATCCTATTGAGTATTTGCATGAACATGGATATTCATTGGTAAATCAACGGGAAGTAGGTCATGATACAGCAAGTTTTGCCAACGGAATTCGGGCAGCTTTACGACAAGATCCTGATGTATTACTGGTAGGGGAAATGCGAGATTTGGATACAATCTCTGCTGCTGTAACCGCGGCTGAAACAGGGCATCTTGTATTCGCAACTTTGCATACCAGTGATGCACCACAGACCGTTGATCGGATTATTGATGTCTTTCCTGCTCACCAGCAAGGACAGATACGAATCCAGTTAGCATCTGTGTTAACAGCGATCATTTCACAACGGTTATTACCTTTAGCTGATGGGCAAGGGCGAGTATGTGCGACTGAGATTCTGATTCAGACGCCTGCGATCGCCAATCTAATCCGAACTGAAAAAACACATCAGATCAAAAGTCTGATGCAGACAGGGCGAATGTTAGGGATGCATACACTGGATATGAATATTCGTGAACTGTTGCAACGTGGACAAATTTTGCCAGCGGTTGGTAAGCCATATCTTTCCGAGGTGAATGCATAA
- a CDS encoding type II secretion system F family protein: MAQFEYQVRTNSGKQLKGTLNATDKTAAMEELRKRGLTVFSLNEQRMTLFSKEIYIGSPVKTIHFIIFCRQFSTLIRAGVTILDATRILAEQTESKVLRKTLQDVYASLMRGIALSQAMQEHRKVFPALFISMLRAGEESGDLEGTLDRLAVYFEKRHGTREKIKSALTYPVTVGLLAVAVTVYLLAAIIPQFVNMFASMNAQLPAITVIVLSLSNSLQKQWYIWVLVLLLMIISYIIVQRSERGAYWIDYAKLKVPIFGKLNQKGSIAQFARTFSSLYASSVPILQALSIVEEVAGNKVIEGYLRQAGDSLRKGNPLSEPLKKAWVFPPMVTQMIAIGEETGALDQMLGKVADFYEMDVDNTVDRLKSLLEPLLITFLSTIVGIIVAAIMLPMFSLYNNL, from the coding sequence ATGGCTCAATTTGAATATCAGGTACGAACCAATAGTGGTAAACAGCTCAAAGGCACTTTAAATGCTACTGACAAAACAGCAGCGATGGAAGAATTACGTAAGCGTGGCTTAACGGTATTCTCGCTTAATGAACAGCGCATGACGCTGTTTTCCAAAGAGATCTATATTGGTAGTCCGGTCAAAACGATTCATTTTATTATTTTCTGTCGGCAGTTCTCCACCTTGATTCGTGCAGGAGTTACGATTCTAGATGCTACTCGAATACTAGCCGAACAGACCGAAAGTAAAGTGTTACGCAAAACATTGCAAGATGTATATGCTAGCCTGATGCGAGGCATTGCCCTATCACAAGCGATGCAAGAACATCGCAAAGTATTTCCAGCACTATTTATCAGCATGTTACGTGCGGGCGAAGAATCAGGTGATCTGGAAGGTACATTAGATCGCTTAGCAGTTTATTTTGAAAAGCGTCATGGTACACGAGAAAAGATCAAATCAGCATTAACATATCCAGTAACAGTAGGATTGCTTGCTGTTGCGGTAACGGTGTATCTGCTAGCCGCTATTATTCCACAGTTTGTCAATATGTTTGCGTCGATGAATGCACAGTTACCTGCGATTACAGTGATTGTGTTGTCATTAAGTAATAGTTTGCAAAAGCAGTGGTATATCTGGGTACTGGTACTTCTGCTTATGATCATTTCATATATTATTGTTCAGCGTTCGGAACGAGGAGCGTATTGGATTGATTATGCCAAGCTCAAAGTGCCTATTTTCGGAAAGTTGAATCAAAAAGGGTCGATTGCTCAATTTGCCCGTACGTTTTCTTCATTATATGCCAGTTCTGTACCTATTCTACAAGCCCTTTCGATTGTAGAAGAAGTAGCTGGCAACAAAGTGATCGAAGGGTATTTACGTCAGGCAGGGGACTCGTTACGCAAAGGAAATCCATTGTCTGAACCGCTCAAAAAAGCATGGGTATTTCCACCAATGGTCACACAAATGATCGCAATCGGGGAAGAAACAGGTGCTCTGGATCAGATGCTGGGTAAAGTAGCCGATTTTTATGAGATGGATGTCGATAATACGGTAGATCGGTTAAAGTCATTGCTTGAGCCGTTATTGATTACTTTTTTATCCACTATTGTTGGTATTATTGTCGCTGCAATTATGTTGCCGATGTTTAGTCTATATAACAATTTGTAA